Proteins found in one Triticum urartu cultivar G1812 chromosome 4, Tu2.1, whole genome shotgun sequence genomic segment:
- the LOC125551176 gene encoding clathrin heavy chain 1, which translates to MAAANAPIAMREALTLTSLGIAPQFVTFTHVTMESDRYICVRETSPQNSVVIIDMAMPSQPLRRPITADSALMNPNTRVLALKAQIAGTTQDHLQIFNIEAKTKVKSHQMPEQVVFWKWITPKLLGLVTQTSVYHWSIEGDSEPTKMFDRTANLANNQIINYRCDPAEKWLVLIGIAPGAPERPQLVKGNMQLFSVDQQRSQALEAHAASFATFKVPGNENPSTLICFASKATNAGQITSKLHVIELGAQPGKPGFSKKQADLFFPPDFQDDFPVAMQISQKYGLVYVITKLGLLFVYDLETAAAVYRNRISPDPIFLTAESSTTGGFYAINRRGQVLHATVNDATVVPFVSGQLNNLELAVNLAKRANLPGAENLVVQRFQELFSQTKYKEAAELAAESPQGLLRTPETVAKFQSVPVQAGQTPPLLQYFGTLLTRGKLNAYESLELSRLVVNQNKKNLLENWLAEDKLECSEELGDLVKTVDNDLALKIYIKARATPKVVAAFAERREFDKILIYSKQVGYTPDYLFLLQTILRTDPQGAVNFALMMSQMEGGCPLDYNTITDLFLQRNMIREATAFLLDVLKPNLEEHAFLQTKVLEINLVTYPNVADAILANGMFSHYDRPRIAQLCEKAGLYLRALQHYAELPDIKRVIVNTHAIEPQALVEFFGTLSKEWALECMKDLLLVNLRGNLQIVVQAAKEYSEQLGVDGCIKLFEQFKSYEGLYFFLGSYLSSSEDPDIHFKYIESAARTGQIKEVERVTRESNFYDAEKTKNFLMEAKLPDARPLINVCDRFGFVPDLTHYLYTNNMLRYIEGYVQKVNPGNAPLVVGQLLDDECPEDFIKGLILSVRSLLPIEPLVDECEKRNRLRLLTQFLEHLVSEGSQDVHVHNALGKIIIDSNNNPEHFLTTNPFYDSRVVGKYCEKRDPTLAVVAYRRGQCDDELISVTNKNSLFKLQARYVVERMDGDLWDKVLLPENEYRRQFIDQVVSTALPESKSPEQVSAAVKAFMEADLPHELIELLEKIVLQNSAFSGNFNLQNLLILTAIKADPSRVMDYVNRLDNFDGPAVGEVAVEAQLYEEAFAIFKKFNLNVQAVDVLLDNIRSIERAEEFAFRVEEDAVWSQVAKAQLREGLVSEAIESFIRADDATHFLDVIRAAEEADVYHDLVKYLLMVRQKAREPKVDGELIFAYAKIDRLSDIEEFILMPNVANLQNVGDRLYDEELYEAAKIIYAFISNWAKLAVTLVKLKQFQGAVDAARKANSAKTWKEVCFACVDAEEFRLAQICGLNIIIQVDDLEEVSEYYQNRGCFNELISLMESGLGLERAHMGIFTELGVLYARYRPEKLMEHIKLFSTRLNIPKLIRACDEQQHWKELMYLYIQYDEFDNAATTIMNHSPDAWDHMQFKDVAVKVANVEIYYKAVHFYLQEHPDLINDLLNVLALRLDHTRVVDIMRKAGQLHLVKPYMVAVQSNNVSAVNEALNELYVEEEDYERLRESVDMHDNFDQIGLAQKLEKHELLEMRRIAAYIYKKAGRWKQSIALSKKDNMYKDCMETCSQSGDRELSEDLLVYFIEQGKKECFASCLFICYDLIRADVALELAWTNNMLDFAFPYLLQFIREYTSKVDDLVKDRIESQKEEKAKEQEEKDVVAQQNMYAQLLPLALPAPPGMGGPPPMGGMGMPPMGGMGMPPMGGMGMPPMGPGPMPAYGMPPMGNY; encoded by the exons ATGGCGGCGGCCAACGCCCCCATCGCCATGCGTGAGGCGCTCACG CTGACGAGCCTGGGGATCGCGCCACAGTTCGTCACCTTCACCCATGTCACCATGGAGTCGGACAGGTACATCTGCGTCAGGGAGACCTCGCCGCAGAACAGCGTCGTTATCATCGACATGGCCATGCCCAGCCAGCCCCTCCGCAGGCCTATCACCGCCGATTCCGCGCTCATGAACCCCAACACCAGGGTCCTCGCGCTCAAAG CCCAAATAGCTGGAACGACGCAGGATCACCTGCAGATCTTCAATATTGAAGCTAAAACAAAAGTAAAGTCGCACCAGATGCCTGAGCAG GTTGTGTTCTGGAAATGGATCACCCCCAAGTTGCTGGGCTTGGTAACACAGACATCTGTTTATCACTGGTCAATTGAAG GAGATTCTGAACCCACCAAGATGTTTGATAGGACAGCTAATCTGGCCAATAATCAGATCATTAACTACCGTTGTGACCCGGCAGAGAAGTGGCTTGTGCTTATTGGAATTGCACCTGGTGCTCCTGAG AGGCCGCAGTTGGTGAAGGGAAATATGCAACTTTTCTCTGTTGATCAGCAGCGTAGCCAGGCACTTGAAGCCCATGCAGCATCTTTTGCAACTTTTAAG GTTCCTGGCAACGAGAATCCATCAACACTCATCTGTTTTGCCTCGAAGGCAACTAATGCTGGACAGATTACTTCTAAGTTACATGTTATTGAACTGGGGGCTCAGCCAG GGAAACCTGGTTTTTCCAAGAAGCAAGCCGATCTCTTCTTCCCACCAGATTTTCAGGATGATTTTCCTGTAGCCATGCAG ATCTCTCAAAAGTATGGACTTGTCTATGTAATTACGAAGCTTGGCCTTTTGTTTGTGTATGACTTGGAAACTGCCGCAGCAGTTTATAGAAATAGAATCAGTCCAGATCCTATATTCTTGACAGCAGAGTCTTCTACAACCGGTGGATTTTATGCCATCAACAGAAGAGGACAGGTCTTACATGCCACAGTTAATGATGCGACTGTTGTGCCTTTTGTCAGCGGCCAA TTAAATAACCTTGAGCTAGCTGTGAATCTTGCCAAAAGAGCTAACCTTCCTGGGGCGGAGAACTTG GTTGTGCAAAGATTTCAGGAACTGTTTTCGCAAACAAAATACAAGGAAGCGGCGGAGCTCGCTGCAGAATCCCCTCAGGGTCTTCTGCGAACCCCTGAGACTGTTGCAAAATTTCAG AGTGTTCCTGTTCAAGCTGGGCAAACGCCTCCACTGTTGCAGTACTTTGGCACATTGCTAACTCGAGGGAAGCTCAATGCTTACGAGTCCCTTGAGTTATCTCGACTTGTTGTCAATCAGAACAAAAAGAACCTTCTGGAAAATTGGTTGGCAGAAGATAAGTTGGAATGCAGTGAAGAGCTAGGAGATCTTGTTAAG ACGGTAGACAATGACCTTGCATTGAAAATATACATAAAGGCTAGGGCAACACCTAAAGTCGTTGCTGCTTTTGCCGAAAGGAGGGAGTTTGACAAGATCCTTATATATTCAAAGCAG GTTGGGTACACTCCCGATTACCTTTTCCTCCTCCAGACCATCCTACGTACAGATCCACAG GGAGCTGTAAATTTCGCTCTCATGATGTCACAAATGGAGGGTGGTTGTCCATTAGATTATAATACCATAACCGATCTCTTCCTTCAG AGAAATATGATACGGGAGGCAACAGCTTTTCTGCTGGATGTTCTGAAACCAAACTTGGAAGAACATGCTTTTCTGCAAACCAAG GTTTTGGAGATCAACTTGGTGACTTACCCTAATGTTGCTGATGCCATCCTTGCTAACGGTATGTTCAGTCATTACGACCGCCCACGCATTGCTCAACTGTGTGAAAAGGCTGGTTTGTACTTGCGAGCCCTCCAG CACTATGCAGAGTTGCCTGATATCAAACGTGTCATTGTAAATACCCACGCCATTGAACCACAG GCCCTCGTTGAGTTCTTTGGAACCCTTTCAAAAGAATGGGCACTAGAGTGCATGAAAGACCTTCTACTGGTCAATCTGAGAGGAAACCTTCAAATAGTTGTGCAG GCCGCCAAAGAATACTCTGAGCAGCTAGGTGTTGATGGTTGCATAAAACTATTTGAGCAATTTAAATCTTATGAGGGCCTGTACTTTTTCTTGGGATCCTATTTGAGCTCCAG TGAGGATCCAGATATCCACTTCAAGTACATAGAATCAGCTGCAAGGACTGGACAAATCAAAGAAGTTGAGCGTGTAACCAGAGAGTCTAATTTCTATGATGCTGAGAAGACAAAGAACTTTCTGATGGAAGCAAAACTACCTGATGCCCGCCCACTGATTAATGTTTGTGACCGCTTTGGTTTTGTTCCAGATCTGACTCACTATCTGTACACAAATAACATGCTCAGGTATATTGAAGGCTATGTACAGAAG GTTAACCCTGGGAATGCTCCATTGGTAGTGGGGCAGCTACTTGATGATGAGTGCCCTGAAGATTTCATTAAGGGTTTGATTCTATCTGTCCGCTCTCTCCTTCCCATTGAACCACTAGTTGACGAGTGCGAGAAGAG GAACCGCTTACGTCTGCTTACACAATTCTTGGAGCACTTAGTGAGCGAGGGTAGCCAAGATGTGCATGTCCATAATGCTCTTGGGAAAATTATCATCGATAGCAACAACAACCCAGAGCATTTCCTTACTACCAATCCATTTTATGACTCTCGTGTGGTTGGTAAATACTGTGAAAAGCGGGATCCTACACTTGCTGTTGTTGCTTACAGGCGTGGacaatgtgatgatgaacttatTAGCGTCACTAACAAAAACTCACTTTTCAAGCTGCAAGCTAG GTATGTAGTTGAAAGAATGGATGGTGATCTTTGGGATAAAGTTCTACTGCCTGAAAATGAATACAGAAGGCAGTTCATTGACCAAGTTGTTTCTACGGCCCTGCCTGAAAGCAAGAGCCCTGAGCAAGTTTCTGCTGCTGTTAAGGCTTTCATGGAAGCTGACCTCCCGCATGAGCTGATTGAACTTCTTGAAAAGATTGTCCTCCAGAATTCTGCATTCAGTGGAAACTTTAATCTTCAGAACCTGCTCATCTTGACAGCCATTAAGGCAGACCCATCCAGGGTCATGGACTATGTTAACAGACTGGACAACTTTGATGGCCCTGCTGTCGGAGAAGTAGCTGTCGAGGCACAACTGTATGAGGAGGCTTTTGCCATATTTAAGAAGTTCAACTTAAATGTTCAGGCCGTCGATGTTCTGTTAGATAACATCCGAAGCATAGAAAGAGCTGAAGAGTTTGCATTCCGTGTTGAAGAAGATGCTGTTTGGAGCCAGGTTGCCAAGGCCCAGTTGCGTGAAGGTCTAGTCAGTGAAGCAATTGAGTCATTcatccgtgcagatgacgcaacacATTTCCTTGATGTCATCCGTGCTGCTGAGGAAGCTGATGTATACCATGATCTTGTCAAGTACTTGCTGATGGTAAGGCAAAAGGCAAGGGAGCCCAAAGTCGATGGAGAACTCATCTTTGCATATGCGAAGATTGATAGGCTTAGCGACATTGAAGAGTTTATTCTTATGCCAAATGTTGCTAATCTCCAAAATGTTGGTGACCGGCTTTACGATGAAGAACTTTATGAAGCTGCAAAGATCATCTATGCCTTCATCTCTAACTGGGCTAAGTTGGCTGTCACCTTGGTCAAGCTGAAGCAGTTCCAAGGAGCTGTAGATGCTGCTCGCAAGGCTAACAGCGCTAAAACATGGAAGGAGGTCTGCTTTGCCTGTGTTGATGCTGAGGAGTTCCGTCTAGCGCAAATATGCGGTCTCAATATCATCATTCAG GTTGATGACTTGGAAGAAGTGAGTGAATACTATCAGAACAGAGGATGCTTCAATGAACTTATTTCTCTCATGGAGAGTGGTCTTGGACTTGAGCGTGCGCACATGGGCATCTTTACAGAACTTGGAGTCCTTTATGCTAGATACCGCCCTGAGAAGCTCATGGAACACATCAAGCTTTTCTCCACCCGGCTGAATATTCCTAAGCTTATCCGTGCTTGTGATGAACAACAACACTGGAAAGAGCTTATGTACCTATACATCCAATATGATGAATTTGACAATGCTGCTACCACTATTATGAACCATTCTCCAGATGCATGGGATCATATGCAATTTAAGGATGTTGCTGTTAAGGTTGCAAATGTTGAGATATATTACAAGGCTGTGCACTTCTATTTGCAAGAACACCCTGATCTCATCAATGATCTTCTCAATGTGCTTGCGCTTCGCTTGGATCACACAAGAGTTGTAGACATAATGCGCAAG GCTGGTCAGTTGCATCTTGTGAAACCATACATGGTTGCTGTTCAGAGCAACAATGTCTCTGCTGTCAATGAAGCATTGAATGAGCTTTATGTTGAGGAGGAGGACTATGAGAGGCTCCGTGAGTCGGTTGACATGCATGATAACTTTGATCAGATAGGTCTTGCCCAGAAG CTTGAGAAACATGAATTGCTTGAGATGAGGAGGATTGCTGCTTACATTTACAAGAAAGCTGGCAGATGGAAGCAATCTATTGCCCTATCGAAAAAAGACAACATGTACAAGGATTGCATGGAAACATGCTCACAGTCTGGTGACCGTGAGCTGTCGGAGGATTTACTTGTCTATTTCATCGAGCAG GGAAAGAAAGAATGTTTTGCTTCTTGCCTCTTCATTTGTTACGACTTGATTCGTGCGGATGTTGCTCTCGAGCTTGCATGGACAAACAACATGCTGGACTTTGCTTTCCCCTACCTATTACAG TTCATCCGTGAGTACACAAGCAAGGTAGATGACCTGGTGAAGGACAGGATTGAATCGCAGAAAGAAGAAAAAGCCAAAGAGCAGGAAGAGAAGGACGTTGTTGCTCAGCAG AACATGTACGCTCAATTGCTCCCTCTCGCCTTGCCTGCTCCGCCTGGTATGGGGGGTCCACCTCCGATGGGCGGCATGGGTATGCCTCCTATGGGCGGGATGGGTATGCCTCCGATGGGTGGGATGGGTATGCCTCCGATGGGTCCTGGTCCGATGCCGGCATATGGGATGCCTCCAATGGGAAACTACTGA